A portion of the Bradyrhizobium diazoefficiens genome contains these proteins:
- the rpsJ gene encoding 30S ribosomal protein S10, giving the protein MNGQNIRIRLKAFDHRILDTSTREIVNTAKRTGAQVRGPIPLPTRIEKFTVNRSPHVDKKSREQFEMRTHKRLLDIVDPTPQTVDALMKLDLAAGVDVEIKL; this is encoded by the coding sequence ATGAACGGCCAAAATATTCGTATCCGTCTCAAGGCGTTCGACCATCGTATCCTCGATACGTCGACCCGCGAGATCGTGAACACGGCGAAGCGCACCGGTGCGCAGGTTCGCGGACCCATTCCGCTGCCCACCCGCATCGAGAAGTTCACCGTCAACCGTTCGCCGCACGTCGACAAGAAGAGCCGCGAACAGTTCGAGATGCGCACCCACAAGCGCCTGCTCGACATCGTCGATCCGACCCCGCAGACCGTCGATGCTTTGATGAAGCTCGACCTGGCCGCCGGTGTCGACGTCGAGATCAAGCTCTAA
- the rplB gene encoding 50S ribosomal protein L2, translating to MALKTFNPTTPGQRQLVMVDRSALYKGKPVKALTEGKHSSGGRNNTGRITVRFRGGGHKRTLRTVDFKREKIDVPATVERLEYDPNRTGFIALIKYQDGEQAYILAPQRLAVGDTIIAGNYVDVKPGNVMPLGNMPVGTIIHNIEVKIGKGGQLARSAGTYAQLVGRDQDYVIIRLNSGEQRLVHGRCRGTIGAVSNPDHMNTSIGKAGRKRWMGRRPHNRGVTMNPIDHPHGGGEGRTSGGRHPVTPWGKPTKGKKTRSNKSTNKFILLSRHKRKK from the coding sequence ATGGCACTGAAGACATTCAATCCCACGACGCCGGGCCAGCGCCAGCTGGTCATGGTCGATCGTTCGGCGCTCTACAAGGGCAAGCCGGTCAAGGCGCTCACCGAAGGCAAGCACTCTTCGGGCGGCCGCAACAACACCGGCCGCATCACCGTCCGCTTCCGCGGCGGTGGTCACAAGCGGACGCTGCGCACCGTCGACTTCAAGCGTGAGAAGATCGACGTTCCCGCAACCGTCGAGCGGCTGGAATACGATCCGAACCGCACCGGCTTCATCGCGCTGATCAAGTATCAGGATGGCGAGCAGGCCTACATCCTGGCGCCGCAGCGCCTGGCGGTCGGGGACACCATCATTGCCGGCAACTACGTCGACGTGAAGCCGGGCAACGTCATGCCGCTCGGCAACATGCCGGTCGGCACGATCATCCACAACATCGAGGTCAAGATCGGGAAGGGCGGCCAGCTCGCCCGCTCCGCCGGCACCTACGCCCAGCTCGTCGGTCGCGACCAGGACTACGTGATCATCCGCCTGAACTCGGGCGAGCAGCGCCTGGTGCACGGCCGTTGCCGCGGCACGATCGGCGCGGTGTCGAACCCGGACCACATGAACACGTCGATCGGCAAGGCCGGCCGCAAGCGTTGGATGGGCCGTCGTCCGCATAACCGCGGCGTCACGATGAACCCGATCGACCATCCGCACGGCGGTGGTGAAGGTCGTACCTCGGGCGGTCGCCACCCGGTCACCCCGTGGGGCAAGCCGACCAAGGGCAAGAAGACCCGCTCCAACAAATCGACCAACAAATTCATTCTCCTAAGCCGCCACAAGCGGAAGAAGTAA
- the rpsQ gene encoding 30S ribosomal protein S17 encodes MPKRTLQGVVVSDKTAKTVVVRVDRRFTHPIYKKTIRRSKNYHAHDENNEFKPGDMVWIEESKPISKLKSWVVIRGEHKKSA; translated from the coding sequence ATGCCGAAACGTACTTTGCAAGGCGTGGTCGTCAGCGACAAGACTGCCAAGACCGTCGTGGTGCGCGTCGATCGCCGCTTCACGCATCCGATCTACAAGAAGACGATCCGCCGTTCGAAGAACTACCACGCGCACGACGAGAACAACGAGTTCAAGCCGGGCGACATGGTGTGGATCGAGGAATCGAAGCCGATTTCGAAGTTGAAGTCCTGGGTCGTGATCCGGGGCGAACACAAGAAAAGCGCCTGA
- the rpsE gene encoding 30S ribosomal protein S5, translated as MAEREQRGGRDQRGGGRDRQQREERDSEFVDKLVHINRVAKVVKGGKRFGFAALVVIGDQKGRAGFGHGKAREVPEAIRKATESAKRNLTRVSLREGRTLHHDIAGRHGAGRVYLRAAPAGTGIIAGGPMRAVFETLGVQDVVAKSIGSSNPYNMVRATFDALKHQDSPRSVAARRNIKVSTLQGRRVGGDAEAAAD; from the coding sequence ATGGCAGAACGCGAACAACGTGGTGGACGCGATCAACGCGGCGGTGGACGTGACCGCCAGCAGCGCGAGGAGCGCGACAGCGAGTTCGTCGACAAGCTCGTCCACATCAACCGCGTCGCCAAGGTCGTCAAGGGCGGCAAGCGCTTCGGTTTCGCAGCGCTGGTCGTGATCGGCGATCAGAAGGGCCGTGCCGGCTTCGGTCACGGCAAGGCGCGCGAAGTGCCAGAGGCGATCCGCAAGGCCACCGAATCCGCCAAGCGCAACCTGACCCGCGTGTCGCTGCGCGAGGGCCGCACGCTGCATCACGACATCGCCGGCCGTCATGGCGCGGGCCGTGTCTATCTGCGTGCAGCTCCGGCCGGTACCGGCATCATCGCCGGCGGCCCGATGCGCGCCGTGTTCGAGACGCTCGGCGTCCAGGACGTGGTGGCGAAGTCGATCGGCTCGTCGAACCCGTACAACATGGTGCGCGCGACCTTCGATGCGCTGAAGCATCAGGACAGCCCGCGTTCGGTCGCGGCGCGCCGCAACATCAAGGTGTCCACCCTTCAGGGTCGTCGCGTCGGCGGCGATGCCGAGGCGGCGGCGGACTAA
- the rplC gene encoding 50S ribosomal protein L3 gives MRSGVIAQKVGMTRVFTEAGEHIPVTVLKLGNCQVLGHRTEEKNGYVALQLGSGSRKTVYMPKAERGQFAVAKVEPKRQVEEFRVSADAMIPVGAEILADHFVVGQFVDVTGTSVGKGFAGGMKRWNFGGLRATHGVSVSHRSIGSTGGRQDPGKTWKNKKMPGHMGVDRITTLNLRVVQLDVERGLILVEGAVPGSKGGWIRVRDAVKKPLPKEAPKPGKFKVAGGEAEAAAQQEGA, from the coding sequence ATGCGCTCCGGAGTGATCGCACAAAAGGTCGGGATGACGCGGGTCTTTACAGAGGCCGGCGAACATATCCCCGTGACCGTGCTGAAGCTCGGCAATTGCCAGGTCTTAGGCCACCGCACCGAAGAGAAGAACGGTTACGTCGCGCTCCAGCTTGGTTCTGGCAGCCGCAAGACCGTGTACATGCCCAAGGCGGAGCGCGGCCAGTTCGCGGTCGCCAAGGTCGAGCCGAAGCGGCAGGTCGAGGAATTCCGCGTCTCCGCGGATGCCATGATCCCCGTCGGCGCCGAGATCCTCGCCGATCATTTCGTCGTCGGCCAGTTCGTCGACGTCACCGGCACCTCGGTCGGTAAGGGCTTCGCCGGCGGTATGAAGCGCTGGAACTTCGGCGGTCTGCGCGCCACGCACGGTGTGTCGGTTTCGCACCGTTCGATCGGTTCGACCGGTGGTCGTCAGGACCCTGGCAAGACCTGGAAGAACAAGAAGATGCCCGGCCATATGGGTGTCGACCGCATCACCACGCTCAACCTCCGCGTTGTTCAGCTCGATGTCGAGCGTGGCCTGATTCTCGTCGAGGGCGCCGTTCCCGGCTCCAAGGGCGGTTGGATCCGTGTGCGCGATGCCGTCAAGAAGCCGCTGCCGAAGGAAGCTCCGAAGCCCGGCAAGTTCAAGGTTGCGGGCGGCGAAGCCGAGGCTGCGGCCCAGCAAGAGGGTGCGTGA
- the rpmD gene encoding 50S ribosomal protein L30 has translation MAKAAKTIKLEQTGSAIRRHHSQRSTLIGLKLNKIGRTSELPDTPAVRGMIEKVHHLVRIVDEK, from the coding sequence ATGGCCAAGGCCGCAAAGACGATCAAGCTTGAGCAGACCGGCAGCGCGATCCGCCGCCATCACTCGCAGCGTTCGACCCTGATCGGGCTCAAGCTCAACAAGATCGGCCGCACCAGCGAACTGCCGGACACCCCGGCGGTCCGCGGCATGATCGAAAAGGTTCACCATCTCGTTCGCATTGTCGACGAGAAGTAA
- a CDS encoding 50S ribosomal protein L23, whose protein sequence is MTKNIEARHYDVIVAPVVTEKATLASEHNKVLFKVAAKATKPQIKEAIEKLFDVKVKSVNTLVRKGKTKIFRGNLGSQSNTKRAIVTLEEGHRIDVTTGL, encoded by the coding sequence ATGACGAAGAACATCGAGGCTCGCCATTACGACGTGATCGTCGCCCCGGTCGTCACCGAAAAGGCGACGCTGGCGTCCGAGCACAACAAGGTCCTGTTCAAGGTGGCCGCGAAAGCGACCAAGCCGCAGATCAAGGAAGCGATCGAGAAGCTGTTTGACGTCAAGGTCAAGAGCGTCAACACGCTGGTCCGCAAGGGCAAGACCAAGATCTTCCGCGGCAATCTCGGCTCGCAGTCGAACACCAAGCGCGCGATCGTGACCCTCGAAGAGGGCCACCGGATCGACGTCACCACCGGTCTGTAA
- the rpsC gene encoding 30S ribosomal protein S3, whose translation MGQKINPIGLRLGINRTWDSRWFAGKQEYGKLLHEDVKIREILHKELKQAAVARIVIERPHKKCRVTIHSARPGVVIGKKGADIDKLRKKVADITSSDVVINIVEIRKPELDATLVAESIAQQLERRVAFRRAMKRAVQSAMRLGAEGIRINCSGRLGGAEIARMEWYREGRVPLHTLRADIDYGVATAFTTFGTCGVKVWIFKGEILEHDPMAQDKRMAEGETGGGGDRGGRQRRDAA comes from the coding sequence ATGGGTCAAAAGATCAATCCGATCGGTCTGCGTCTCGGCATCAACCGGACCTGGGATTCCCGCTGGTTCGCCGGCAAGCAGGAATACGGCAAGCTGCTGCACGAGGACGTCAAGATCCGCGAGATCCTGCACAAGGAGCTCAAGCAGGCGGCCGTCGCCCGCATCGTGATCGAGCGTCCGCACAAGAAGTGCCGCGTCACCATCCACTCGGCGCGTCCGGGCGTGGTGATCGGCAAGAAGGGCGCCGACATCGACAAGCTGCGCAAGAAGGTCGCGGACATCACCTCGTCCGACGTCGTCATCAACATCGTCGAGATCCGCAAGCCGGAGCTCGATGCGACGCTGGTGGCGGAATCGATCGCACAGCAGCTGGAGCGCCGCGTGGCGTTCCGCCGTGCCATGAAGCGCGCCGTGCAGTCGGCGATGCGTCTCGGCGCGGAAGGCATCCGCATCAACTGCTCGGGTCGTCTGGGCGGTGCGGAAATCGCGCGCATGGAGTGGTATCGCGAAGGTCGCGTGCCGTTGCACACGCTGCGCGCCGACATCGACTACGGCGTTGCGACCGCGTTCACGACCTTCGGCACCTGCGGCGTCAAGGTCTGGATCTTCAAAGGCGAGATCCTCGAGCACGATCCGATGGCCCAGGACAAGAGAATGGCCGAAGGCGAGACCGGTGGCGGTGGTGATCGTGGCGGCCGTCAGCGCCGTGACGCGGCCTGA
- the rplE gene encoding 50S ribosomal protein L5, whose amino-acid sequence MAEAAYTPRLRAEYDAKIRTEMTEKFGYENVMQVPRLDKVVLNMGVGDSVNDRKKAETAAAELTQIAGQKAIVTYSRIAIATFKLRENQPIGCKVTLRKARMYEFIDRLVTVALPRVRDFRGLNPKSFDGRGNYSLGIKEHIIFPEIDFDKVSEARGMDITVCTTAKTDDEARALLTAFNFPFRQ is encoded by the coding sequence ATGGCTGAGGCCGCTTACACGCCGCGCCTGCGCGCGGAATACGACGCGAAGATCCGCACGGAAATGACCGAGAAGTTCGGTTATGAGAACGTGATGCAGGTTCCGCGCCTGGACAAGGTCGTGCTGAACATGGGCGTCGGCGATTCCGTCAACGACCGCAAGAAGGCCGAGACTGCCGCCGCCGAATTGACGCAGATCGCCGGCCAGAAGGCGATCGTGACCTATTCGCGCATCGCCATCGCGACCTTCAAGTTGCGTGAGAACCAGCCGATCGGCTGCAAGGTCACGCTGCGCAAGGCCCGCATGTACGAGTTCATCGATCGCCTGGTGACGGTCGCGCTGCCGCGCGTCCGCGACTTCCGCGGCCTGAACCCGAAGAGCTTCGACGGCCGCGGCAACTACTCGCTCGGCATCAAGGAGCACATCATTTTCCCCGAGATCGACTTCGACAAGGTCTCGGAAGCCCGCGGTATGGACATCACTGTCTGCACCACGGCCAAGACCGACGACGAGGCGAGGGCCTTGTTGACCGCTTTCAATTTCCCGTTCCGGCAGTGA
- the rplV gene encoding 50S ribosomal protein L22 yields the protein MSKPKRERSLAENEAKAVARMLRVSPQKLNLVAQLIRGRKASAALADLQFSRKRIAVDVKKCLESAIANAENNHDLDVDDLVVAQAFVGNGLVMKRFAARGRGRSGRVYKPFSQLTIIVRQVEAEAAAA from the coding sequence ATGAGCAAACCTAAGCGCGAACGGAGCCTCGCCGAGAACGAGGCCAAGGCGGTCGCCCGGATGCTGCGGGTGAGCCCGCAGAAGCTCAACCTGGTCGCCCAGCTCATTCGCGGCCGGAAGGCTTCCGCTGCGCTCGCCGACCTGCAGTTCTCGCGCAAGCGGATCGCGGTCGATGTGAAGAAGTGCCTGGAATCGGCGATCGCCAATGCCGAGAACAACCACGACCTCGACGTCGATGATCTCGTCGTGGCGCAGGCCTTCGTCGGCAACGGCCTCGTGATGAAGCGCTTTGCCGCCCGCGGCCGCGGCCGCTCGGGCCGTGTCTACAAACCATTTTCGCAGCTGACGATCATTGTTCGTCAGGTCGAAGCCGAAGCAGCAGCGGCTTAA
- the rplP gene encoding 50S ribosomal protein L16: MMQPKKTKFRKAHKGRIHGVATSGATLAFGQFGLKATEPERVTARQIEAARRALTRHMKRAGRVWIRVFPDVPVSKKPAEVRMGSGKGAPELWVARVKPGRVLFEIDGVNTQTAREALTLAAAKLPIKTRFVERIAE; this comes from the coding sequence ATGATGCAACCTAAGAAAACGAAGTTCCGGAAGGCGCATAAGGGCCGGATTCACGGCGTTGCGACTTCGGGCGCGACGTTGGCGTTCGGCCAGTTCGGCCTGAAGGCGACCGAGCCTGAGCGCGTCACTGCGCGCCAGATCGAGGCCGCCCGCCGCGCCCTGACCCGCCACATGAAGCGCGCCGGCCGCGTCTGGATCCGTGTGTTCCCCGACGTCCCGGTGTCGAAGAAGCCGGCCGAAGTCCGCATGGGCTCCGGCAAGGGCGCGCCCGAATTGTGGGTGGCGCGCGTCAAGCCGGGCCGGGTGCTGTTCGAAATCGACGGCGTCAACACCCAGACGGCGCGTGAGGCGCTGACGCTGGCAGCCGCCAAGCTGCCGATCAAGACGCGCTTCGTCGAGCGCATTGCGGAGTAA
- the rpsN gene encoding 30S ribosomal protein S14 has translation MAKKSSVEKNNRRTRMAKNAAPKRARLKAIIADKTLPMEERFAATLKLAEMPRNSSATRIRLRCELSGRPRSNYRKNKLSRIALRELGSKGMVPGLVKSSW, from the coding sequence ATGGCAAAGAAGAGTTCAGTCGAGAAGAACAACCGGCGCACGCGGATGGCGAAGAACGCCGCCCCCAAGCGTGCGCGGTTGAAGGCGATCATCGCCGACAAGACGCTGCCGATGGAGGAGCGGTTCGCCGCGACCCTGAAGCTTGCGGAAATGCCGCGCAATTCGTCGGCGACCCGCATCCGTCTGCGTTGCGAGCTGTCGGGCCGTCCGCGCTCGAACTACCGCAAGAACAAGCTGTCCCGTATCGCGCTGCGCGAACTTGGCTCCAAGGGCATGGTCCCGGGCCTCGTGAAGTCGAGCTGGTAA
- the rpsH gene encoding 30S ribosomal protein S8 — protein MSTHDPISDLITRIRNAQMRAKSKVSTPGSRMRENVLEVLKSEGYIRGYATVEHASGRSEIEIELKYFDGEPVIREIERVSKPGRRVYASVKALPRVNNGLGISVLSTPKGIMADHSAREANVGGEVLFTVF, from the coding sequence ATGTCTACGCACGATCCAATCAGCGATCTGATCACCCGCATCCGCAACGCGCAGATGCGCGCGAAGAGCAAGGTTTCCACGCCCGGCTCGAGGATGCGCGAGAATGTGCTCGAGGTGCTGAAGAGCGAGGGCTATATCCGCGGCTACGCTACGGTTGAACATGCCTCGGGCCGCAGCGAGATCGAGATCGAGTTGAAGTATTTCGACGGCGAGCCCGTCATCCGCGAGATCGAACGAGTCTCCAAGCCCGGGCGTCGTGTCTACGCCTCGGTCAAGGCTCTGCCGCGGGTCAATAACGGACTCGGTATTTCGGTGCTGTCGACGCCGAAGGGGATCATGGCCGACCACAGTGCGCGTGAAGCGAACGTGGGCGGTGAAGTCCTCTTCACGGTGTTCTGA
- the rplD gene encoding 50S ribosomal protein L4, with the protein MELKVTTLEGKEAGSVQLSDTIFGLEPRQDIIARCVQWQLNKRQAGTHKAKGRAEIWRTGKKMYKQKGTGGARHGSARVPQFRGGGRAFGPVVRSHATDLPKKVRALALKHALSAKAKDGDLLVIDKAALEAAKTKALLGHFSGLGLTNALIIDGAELNNGFAAAARNIPNMDVLPIQGINVYDILRRQKLVLTKAAIDALEARFK; encoded by the coding sequence ATGGAATTGAAGGTCACCACCCTCGAGGGCAAGGAAGCCGGCTCGGTCCAGCTTTCCGACACCATTTTCGGCCTTGAGCCGCGCCAGGATATCATTGCGCGTTGCGTGCAGTGGCAGCTCAACAAGCGCCAGGCCGGTACCCACAAGGCCAAGGGGCGCGCCGAGATCTGGCGCACCGGCAAGAAGATGTACAAGCAGAAGGGCACCGGCGGTGCTCGTCACGGCTCGGCTCGCGTGCCGCAGTTCCGTGGCGGCGGCCGTGCCTTCGGTCCGGTGGTGCGTTCGCACGCCACCGACCTGCCGAAGAAGGTCCGTGCGCTCGCTCTCAAGCACGCGCTCTCAGCCAAGGCCAAGGACGGCGATCTCCTCGTGATCGACAAGGCCGCGCTGGAAGCCGCCAAGACCAAGGCGCTGCTCGGTCACTTCTCGGGCCTGGGGCTCACCAACGCGCTGATCATCGACGGCGCCGAGCTCAACAACGGCTTTGCCGCCGCGGCCCGCAACATCCCGAACATGGACGTGCTGCCGATCCAGGGCATCAACGTCTATGACATCCTGCGCCGTCAGAAGCTCGTTCTGACCAAGGCCGCCATCGATGCGCTGGAGGCGCGCTTCAAATGA
- the rpsS gene encoding 30S ribosomal protein S19: protein MVRSVWKGPFVEGSLLKKADAARASGRHDVIKIWSRRSTILPQFVGLTFGVYNGQKHVPVAVNEEMVGHKFGEFSPTRTFHGHSGDKKAKKA, encoded by the coding sequence ATGGTTCGTTCAGTCTGGAAAGGCCCGTTCGTCGAGGGTTCTCTGCTCAAGAAGGCAGATGCCGCGCGCGCGTCCGGCCGTCACGACGTCATCAAGATCTGGAGCCGTCGCTCGACGATCCTGCCGCAGTTCGTCGGCCTGACCTTCGGCGTCTACAACGGTCAGAAGCACGTGCCGGTGGCCGTCAACGAGGAAATGGTCGGTCACAAGTTCGGCGAGTTCTCGCCGACCCGGACCTTCCATGGCCACTCCGGTGACAAGAAAGCCAAGAAGGCTTGA
- the rplX gene encoding 50S ribosomal protein L24, producing MAAKIRKGDKVVVLTGRDKGRTGEVFEVRPDAGTALVRGVNMVKRHQKQTQAQEGGIISKESPIQLSNIAYVGKDGKPTRVGFKILADGKKVRIAKSSGAEIDG from the coding sequence ATGGCTGCGAAGATCCGCAAGGGCGACAAGGTCGTCGTGCTGACCGGTCGCGACAAGGGCCGCACCGGCGAAGTATTCGAAGTGCGCCCCGACGCCGGCACGGCGCTCGTGCGCGGCGTCAACATGGTCAAGCGTCACCAGAAGCAGACGCAGGCCCAGGAGGGCGGCATCATCTCGAAGGAGTCGCCGATCCAACTGTCAAACATCGCGTATGTCGGCAAGGACGGAAAGCCGACCCGCGTCGGATTCAAGATTCTGGCGGACGGCAAGAAGGTTCGCATCGCCAAGAGCTCGGGAGCTGAGATCGATGGCTGA
- the rplO gene encoding 50S ribosomal protein L15 yields MKLSDIADNAGSRKKRMRVGRGIGSGKGKQSGRGGKGQTARSGVRIKGFEGGQMPLHRRLPKRGFNNIFRVEFAEINLDRLQDAVDAKKLDTGSVVNVEALVKAGVLRRAKAGLRLLGRGELKAKLNIEVHGATKTAIEAVEKAGGSVKILAAPKEEGEAA; encoded by the coding sequence ATGAAGCTCAGCGATATCGCCGACAACGCCGGCTCGCGCAAGAAGCGTATGCGCGTCGGCCGTGGCATTGGTTCGGGCAAGGGCAAGCAGTCCGGCCGCGGCGGCAAAGGCCAGACCGCGCGTTCGGGCGTGCGCATCAAGGGTTTCGAAGGCGGCCAGATGCCGTTGCATCGCCGCCTGCCGAAGCGCGGCTTCAACAACATCTTCCGCGTCGAGTTCGCCGAGATCAATCTCGACCGGCTCCAGGATGCGGTCGATGCCAAGAAGCTCGATACCGGCAGCGTCGTGAACGTCGAGGCCCTGGTGAAGGCGGGCGTGCTGCGCCGCGCCAAGGCCGGCCTGCGGCTGCTCGGCCGGGGTGAGCTCAAGGCCAAACTGAACATCGAAGTGCATGGTGCCACCAAGACCGCGATTGAAGCGGTCGAGAAGGCCGGCGGTTCGGTGAAGATCCTCGCTGCCCCCAAGGAAGAAGGCGAGGCGGCGTAA
- the rpmC gene encoding 50S ribosomal protein L29: MAQMKIEDIRAMSPDQQDDAVLNLKKERFNLRFQRATGQLENTSRLREARRDIARIKTVAAQKRAKEK, from the coding sequence ATGGCCCAGATGAAGATCGAAGACATCCGCGCGATGAGCCCCGACCAGCAGGACGACGCCGTCCTGAACCTGAAGAAGGAGCGCTTCAACCTGCGCTTCCAGCGTGCCACCGGGCAGCTCGAGAACACCTCGCGCCTGCGCGAGGCTCGCCGCGACATCGCCCGCATCAAGACCGTCGCCGCGCAGAAGCGCGCGAAAGAGAAGTAA
- the rplN gene encoding 50S ribosomal protein L14, with translation MIQMQTNLDVADNSGARRVMCIKVLGGSKRRYATIGDIIVVSIKEAIPRGKVKKGDVMKAVVVRVRKDIRRADGSVIRFDRNAAVLINNQSEPVGTRIFGPVPRELRAKNHMKIISLAPEVL, from the coding sequence ATGATTCAGATGCAGACCAACCTCGACGTGGCCGACAATTCTGGCGCACGCCGTGTCATGTGTATCAAGGTGCTCGGAGGCTCCAAGCGCCGCTACGCCACGATCGGCGACATCATCGTCGTCTCGATCAAGGAAGCGATTCCGCGTGGCAAGGTGAAGAAGGGCGACGTGATGAAGGCCGTCGTGGTGCGTGTCCGCAAGGACATCCGCCGCGCCGACGGTTCGGTCATCCGCTTCGACCGCAATGCCGCCGTTCTGATCAACAATCAGTCCGAGCCGGTCGGCACCCGTATCTTCGGGCCCGTGCCGCGCGAGCTGCGCGCCAAGAACCACATGAAGATCATCTCGCTCGCGCCGGAGGTGCTGTGA
- the rplR gene encoding 50S ribosomal protein L18, which produces MSKVKVTNARRKRSVRLKLRRSGGGRPRLSVFRSSKHIYAQVIDDLKGETLASASSLEKSMRDGGKTGADIDAAKAVGKLLAERAAEKGVKEVVFDRGSYLYHGRVKALADAARESGLSF; this is translated from the coding sequence ATGTCGAAAGTCAAGGTTACGAATGCCCGGCGCAAGCGGAGTGTGCGGCTGAAGCTGCGTCGCTCCGGTGGCGGCCGTCCGCGCCTGTCCGTGTTCCGCTCGTCGAAGCACATCTATGCCCAGGTCATCGACGACCTGAAGGGCGAGACGCTGGCCTCGGCCTCGTCGCTCGAGAAGTCGATGCGCGACGGCGGCAAGACCGGCGCCGACATCGATGCGGCGAAGGCGGTCGGCAAGCTGCTGGCCGAGCGCGCTGCCGAGAAGGGCGTCAAGGAAGTCGTGTTCGATCGCGGCAGCTACCTCTACCACGGGCGCGTCAAGGCACTGGCCGACGCGGCGCGTGAGAGCGGGCTGAGCTTCTAA
- the rplF gene encoding 50S ribosomal protein L6 has translation MSRVGKRPVAVPSGVTATVDGQTVKMKGPKGQLQFVVHNDVEVKLEGGQVKVAPRVETNRARALYGTARAQVANLVEGVTKGFEKKLEITGVGYRAAMQGKNLQLALGYSHDVVYAIPEGITITVPKPTEITVTGSDIQRVGQVAAEIRSYRPPEPYKGKGVKYVGEFIFRKEGKKK, from the coding sequence ATGTCACGTGTTGGCAAAAGACCTGTAGCGGTGCCGTCGGGCGTTACGGCGACCGTCGACGGGCAGACCGTCAAGATGAAGGGGCCGAAGGGCCAGCTTCAGTTCGTCGTCCATAACGACGTCGAAGTGAAGCTCGAGGGCGGCCAGGTGAAGGTTGCACCGCGGGTCGAGACCAATCGCGCGCGGGCGCTGTACGGCACCGCTCGCGCCCAGGTCGCGAATCTGGTCGAAGGTGTCACCAAGGGCTTCGAGAAGAAGCTCGAAATCACCGGCGTCGGTTACCGCGCCGCGATGCAGGGCAAGAACCTGCAGCTCGCGCTCGGCTACAGCCACGACGTGGTTTATGCGATCCCCGAGGGGATCACGATCACCGTGCCGAAGCCGACCGAGATCACGGTGACCGGCAGCGACATCCAGCGTGTCGGCCAGGTCGCCGCCGAGATTCGCTCCTATCGTCCGCCGGAGCCCTACAAGGGCAAGGGCGTGAAGTATGTCGGCGAATTCATCTTCCGCAAGGAAGGCAAGAAGAAGTAA